The following is a genomic window from Solanum lycopersicum chromosome 6, SLM_r2.1.
TAGACGTTTCAACTctttaacaataattttttttgttgaagtcATCAAAAATTTACGTCCTTGGTCCATTATATTTTTTGTGgttaaaataattatcattttgaaaatcaatatataattacttgtttattttattattactcaataaatatgaagaaaatttaaTGTGGTAAAGGaaaatactaattaaattatgtatctttttagttaatattttttaaggacctgtaaaaaaaatatgaaaaaaacatGACGAATAAAATGGTCTAGCgaaataagtaaataaagtataaatttaTAGGGTTTGTTTGAATCGACCTATTTTTATCATTCTATATTAAAACTAAGTGCTTACaacatttttctaaatttactcatattttaatatgtttaaaagttattttagcTAAAAcgcatttaaaataaattaatttaaataggcTTTAGCCATAAAATTGGGATTACAATGGAGCAGTGTGGTAAATATTTAAGATTGTGTTGAGCGAAAATGATGTGGGGCAGGTTGAGGTCGGTGTTTTTAAACTAATGCAGATGGAGCGGGTTGCTGGTATATATAATTCTATCTaagttcaaatttaattttaactttttatatgtAAGGGTGGTAGAACCTTAATTattaagataatattttaaaaactacATTGAAGATAGTAAATGAAAATAGTTCATGATACAATTTTTACatgtttcaaaatttgacctctaacaagtttcaagtcattatctattaaattaatacaacttaattaaaaaataaaaaaattttattttcggaaaagggcctaaaatacctttaaagtattgaaaatagtacaaaattaccatccatccacctattggctccaaaatgcccttttcatccacctattggctccaaaatactcttgtcatccacctttgggttcaaaattgaccacttttttaattgttttaaaatttaactctttaaatattttttaaaatacttggcgttcaactattgattataattttaatttattaatataatttatattcaatccactacccactcattactaactaaaccgtACTCAATTAatgattcaattataatatcaaaatcgtcataaacactactaaaacacgacaaaattatagattccttAAAATGACAtacaaaattattcgagtccgaatcgaaaccccaattaaatttaggttgagccgcttttttaggaggacactttctttcaaaattgaattagaaatttatgattaaaggtaaacaagtaatacatcccgaattaattcatgcccttttttttaaatctaatttttaaatatttatggtttgttttaaaacctttaatatatttgaaaaaaatttacgTATGAAGTAAAATcgcataattgagacgtaagaataattaagatgaacataatcagacttttaagtttatcggtgatttttatttagccacttgaatgtatgtaatttacttttataatttttaaaaacaatcaattggcagtagcttgcattaataatgtgacggttTATTAAGAGGAATTtgattagtaatgggtgggtaatggattgatatataaattatactaatacgttaaattataacaaatagttgagccccacgtattttaaaaaaatatttaaatagtttaaatataaaaccgttaaataagtggtcaattttgaaccaaaaggtggatgacaagggtattttggacccaataggtgggtgaaaagggtattttggagccaataggtggatggagggtaattttgtaccattttcaatactttaaggatattttaggcctttttccgttttattttttgtatcaaacctagaaaatgaattattaaaaagatTATACGAAGCGTGTGCATGCGGAACTAGATGAGAcggattaaaaatgaaaaaattgttatacGTGACGgtttaaaattatgagatttaAGCTCAACCCACCTGGCTGCGCCTCACAGCCCCATTGTCATCCCTACACAAAATATTCTAATCGAGAAAAATACAATGCGGCTCTCTTAGAATCCATTTGGATATGCAATATAAATCATGATTTAGAATCAAACTGATTtgaagttaaagttaaatttttatttaaacatgtaattttgatttcttatttcatattcatattttttcttataaatataaaaaaattataattgatgaaaaaattcTCCGATTCTCATAGTACAATTCAGTttataaaaaagttataattgatgaaatttttttctccaattctcatAGTACAATTCACAAATGAGcaaatataattcataaataagtATCATCCTATCTTAACGCGCCACATAAAAAATCACATATCTccatgttatttttataaataaatagttaTAATCACAAACTTTCATAtatctaattttataaaaattcaataataatttaatttatttttttacattactATCTTAACGCgccacataaaaaaaatcacatatctccatattttttttataaataaatatttataatgacAAACTTTCATTtatctaattttataaaaattcaataataatttaatttattttttcacatatTTCAATGTCaaactttgttttctctttttccCCTTCTTTCCCAGACGGTGGTTTCCATTGCTTAAATCTTCTTCATCCTTCCGACTCATAGATTTTCTCAAGCTTATTTGGTTATCGAGAGGTGGCTTAGCTTGAGTTTACTCTCCATTGTTGTATTCTCCGAGATCGGAGATAAACGGATTGGATCTGGAGATCAGATACTGTTTtaaaaatcctcatttttcatatattcaCTGCAATTTCGCTTTAGGATCTTGATTTAAGGTACCCTTCCGCCGTTTTTTATacccttctcttttttttttggttattgcAGATTTTAAATTGCCTTATACAACGACTGCCACTTCGTAATGGATGTAAAGTTCGGGTTTTTacccaaaaaatataaaaattctttctGAGAAAAAAGGGTAGGTTCTTCAAAAGGAGAAATTTTGGTTTatttaggaaaagaaaaaagagaagaagaaagtcTGGTCTGAAAACTAAATTTAGTTGAATTTGGTTTGCTGGAGAACTGGGTTTTATTTGGTGGGTTAGGGTTTTGAACCTTTTCTTCAGTTTCTTTTAACCCCTATACCCAGAAAAACATGCAATTACTAACCCGAGTATGAAAACTTGTACTTAGTGTAGGATTTTAGTTAGCTTGCTATTTGCTTTCGAAAGTAATTAACTGGAAATAAATTAGGCAATTAATGTTGGTACTTATTCAGTTTGTTTGGTTTATATAAGTTTACAGAACTTTTGGTAACTTTGCTTCATGTTGGGATCTGATAGACTTTGTTCATGATCCGTTTTCTAGTTGCTTTTAGCTGCTTAATGTTAATGCTTTGTATGATATCAAGTTCTATGTCCTCTTATGTGTTTTAAGTTATGAAACAATGTGGTATTGGAAGTTAATATTGCCTATCAAAGTTACAAATGTAGATTTTGAAAGTTTTTTCTAGCAAGAATTATGGTATGAAGATTCTATATATCATTCTAGTTTAATGAAATTTCGGCAACGGGGCATCAATCAGAACTTGGAAATTTAAGTATTGTGTGGTCAAAGGAGCTTAATGCTGTAAATTTTGCATAACCATAGCTAAGTACCTGACTCCATTATAGGACCAAGACAGTCCTAGTGTCCAAGCTCAAGTTTTCCGATTACGTGCCAGTTCTAAGGTGGTATACGCTATTGAACATATAGACTCTGGTGCTTTAGAAAATTGTAGAGCATTGCAATGAAAGATGTTGCAGAAAAGCATTGGGGCATCTTAGAGATTGGAATAGTAAATGTTGTCCAAGTCTTGCACTGGTTAATCTGGGTTATCTGTAACCTCAAGGCCAAAGTTGAGGTATTAAGCAGGCAGGCTATTGCAGAAAGTCTGCTCGAAATTTGCTGTGCAGTAGCAGCTGGCTAGGATCATTAACATTGAAGAACGGAACTTCAGTGGTAAATGCAATAGTAAGCCGTAGAGTCTTCTCtcccaaaagaaaaatgaagggGAGAGAAGACTCTAGACAACAAACCATGGTTCTTCAGCATCATACATCACGGAGTTGGGAATATTTCTTTTCCTGATAAATGACGAGAGTTAAACCTGTCATAACTGTTTGAGTGGAAGGGGCCATATAAATACAGTTGCAACTTAAAATATGACTACAAATTATTCCTTTTTTGAGCTTGAATGGAGATTTAATTACCTGGCAGCTCGCAGCTATATGTTCTATACCAAAGTCTCTTTTTGACTATTATATGTTTTTCATTTCGGGGGTATAAATGTTACTTTAAGGTCATTGTGTATATGTATAAGAGTTACAACCTTGGgtcattaaagaaaaagattatAGAGAAGATTGAATAATTCAGAAGATGACATGTGAGACGATAAATAAGAGCACTGTTCTTGCTCAGTGCAGAAAGCTATTAAGAGACTcagatttttcttatttcaaaagCATTGCTCATGAAACCTTAATGGTTTATGCTTCTAcaatctttttatattttgtaggGTTTATTTACTTAATGAATCTAGTGTCAACTTAGTGGTGTAGTATCCTTTTCATTTTGATCTGGTTATAAGGTGTTCATGGCCAGCCATTGTTTCCTTATTCCATTTCATCATTCGGTCAAAAGACAAAGAGCTCTAGTATGAGAGGAGTTAACAGATGCTTCTTTACTTTTTATAGGCTTGGTGGAAGGCAAAACTGATTTAGAGAGGGCATTCAGATATGGTAAGTTAGACTAcagttattgttattttgttgttgaattTACATGCACTATGCTCATTTTCTTTTGCTGGTATTTTCAGTCGGCACTCTTCAATTTCCACTCCTTTTTGACAGTAGTGCTGTTAGGGATTTGTACATGCACTTATGTGAAGATGCATTTTCCTGCACTACTTGAACAGAGAACTGGGTAAGTCTTCTCTATAAGTAATTTGTTGTAGCTACTGTATAGGAATTTGGCATTGGTGTCAATGTTACCTATGTTGATTCTTAATAATTCATATAGCAGGTCCTTCTTTATTTCCTCTAACTGGTTAGTAAAGACTTAAGATTGGTTTTCTAATTCCTTTATTGTGTGGATACCTGGTTGGAGATACCTTTTTGTAGTGCATTTTCTGAATTTATGCTACTTCTTCTGCCCCATGTTTCTATAATTTTGTCATGGTTGGAATTTCATGTATGATCACATTTAGGTAGTGCAGGTAAGCCTGTTCTACTGTTACTGGGTACTATGTAAACCTATAAGATGGTACATTCTGCTGTTGGACCGTTCTCATAAAGACACATATTAGTCCTCTCcacgcccccccccccccccccccccgggaCGGCCCCTTCTCCCTTCCTCCTTTAATGTCCTCCCTCAATTGTTTTTTACAACGAAATAACAGGGGCAGTAGAGTAGAGTGACAGGTTAGGATTGGAAGAAGTATCTTAGAAGAAGCGGGGTTCAGGAGAGGCAAATGCTTTGTGAGATCAAAATTCTTATCCCTTTCCATCTTCTGTCTTTCATAAAGTTTAACTCCATAAAATGAAGTTTCTAGTATGGTTTATGTACTAGCAACTCAAGATTGATGATTTTCTTCATGCAATTATCCTACTCCTGAACTATGTATATCCACTATGACAAGCCATATAACCCGTTTTATGCATCATATAGTACTTAGAGAACAGAGAATATGAGGATTTAAGGGTATTAGATGTACTTCTGTTTCTCTGGGGAGATTAGTAGTTACACCTATGTGTAGATGGTTTTTCATTTGAAAATGGCTTTGCTAGGTCAAAAGATGTTAAACTCTTATCCGAAATGTTCTCACTGTGGGGAGAAAAGATCACAAGGGCCCTTTTAATTGGATCTAATTTTTTCGTTGGCTTTCAATGGGCTTCAACATGTTATTTTAAGTTGAGGGAATCTCAGGCATTGACTATTTTGTTTGTCTGGACTCTGATAATTGAATTTTCAGGTTTTGAAGCTAAGAAAGTTGTGTAATGTTTTCTCCAATTTtatctccccctaatgttgTGGCTTgttactttattttatgtcttatttcattttatctcTCTATTCCCTGTATGTTCTTCATCCTAACTAGAAGGTAAACTTGGCAGGTTTCGAGGTTTCTTTTGGAAGGCTGCTAGAATAGGTTAGTTATCTCATCTGCTTGCAGCGAATATTTGTCAGGACTAATTTCCTTATCTTGTTTACAGAATCGAAATTATTTTGCTTATTGTTAAAAACATTGCATGCATTTTCTTAAACAATTCTGGCCTGTATCCTAGTGAAACCACACCATACAATAGGATGTTGATGAAATGCTGAATCACTGCCGAAATGAGGACATACAGTTGACATTTAGGCATCATACTATGACAAAAACGAGTAACATTTTCCTGGCTAAGCATTGTAATTCTCTCATAAGGCATCATCTTGATAGGAAGTTCTTGTAATTCTCCCTTGATTGACCACTTCATAATATTTTTGGAATATCATGATCTTTTTCGCTTCCCTGTTTTTAATGTGACTGGAAGCTTCATCTGTTTGTGTGATTGCATATTGCTTAGATGCCTATTTAACCCATCAAAAGAACCGTCACATAAATGCCTATTTATCTTCATGGTGGTTCTTCATCCTTTTACTTTAACTTTGAACATAAAAATCACTCTTCTCAAAATTTCTCCTATACCTAAAATTTGTAATTCCATTATCATAAAacacataaattttatcttttatccATTTATCCTACCAATGCGTGAATTTGACGAGGTGTTCTATACTTCAATGTGGACAGGTGAACGGTTGAGTCCTTGGGTGGCAGTGGGCTGCTTGACGATGGGTGTTTCAATAATCTTCTTCTGAGAGAACAACTGTTTGCAATTCATGAAAGTACACTCTCAGCTGGGCTTAAATTAGCACTTGAATCTATTTTTCATCAAATGATCTGTTCGATTAAAAGATGGCACGAAACTTGATGTGACACCAACACTGCTTTCTTGATCATGAACTGAGTTTTATCGTGTGGAAATTTTGGATTGTGACAATGTTCGACTCTCTGTTCTGTCCTTTTCTTTAGACTAATTATTTTACTGCAAGTAGTTTTatcaaaaaaggtaaaaaaaaaagattgacaaaaattctaaaaacgCAACAAAATTGATCTTTGTCAAATACAATTCAAAAGAGATGTACCGTGAGATTGACTTATATGTGATGTAAGGTTGATGAAATTCAATAAAGTGTGTACATACAAATAAAGAAACCTCCTAACCTAAATTaaacacaaacaaaaattaccacaaaaaaaatagtatattgTTAATAGCAGACAATATTTTTCCATAatctattttataaaagaacCATTTATAGCAGACACTATTTTTCCACCAAAATGTTGTCAACTCTGACTTTTCTTCCACCACATATACTTGTGATTGTATGAAATAATGGAACAAGTCCCAAGAACTTCTGttgtatatataattgtatgaaacaatttctttttttaatcagCAGCAAGTCGCCATTAGAATAATGCTTTTTCAGttctaaaatcaattttattgctttttttaaatttttgacaatttttttttactcttataACTCTGGACTATAGTTTTATCTCTGTGTCAAAGAAGTCTGATGCTATCTTCTACTTGATGATGAGTATCATCAATCATGTCGTATCATTTGCATCGACAGCAGCTTCTTGAAGTAGCAGTGGATCCTCCCAAccacaaataaaatagaagagaaaaaCTATGAATAATTGAGTTGGAAAATATTGTCAAAATCGATGTCCATTCTTATGCCAAGCATTAATTGGTTTGTCTTCTGGCCAGCTGCAAATCTTACACCAATATAAATTACCATCGTATGGTAcacatgaaaatataaattagatataatacaaaaatgtgtctttttaatttgaatttatttcgTCTTTGtgtctttcaattttgattgtGCAAAGGTAgatacttaaatttatataaaactgaacaagtagacacatgaATCGTATGTAGCATAATACATGTAGAAACACAAATTGTCATGTAGGATATGTGTCTAGttgtttaactttatacaagtttaagtatctTTCCATGCACACTAAAATTGAAAgacataattataaaattagatcAAATTAAAGGAGTTAATTATGTTCTAACATATTTCATGTATTAAGtatcataaatatattcaatt
Proteins encoded in this region:
- the LOC101253694 gene encoding uncharacterized protein; this translates as MSALFNFHSFLTVVLLGICTCTYVKMHFPALLEQRTGFRGFFWKAARIGERLSPWVAVGCLTMGVSIIFF